The nucleotide sequence AGGCAAAATTTTTCTAACTGCCGTTAGATATTCGGGACAGTTTTCCATTAGATCACCGGTAAATTTTACTGCAAAAGCATATGCTACCTCCATTTCATCGTCCGTTCCTATTTGTTGGGCAATCTGATTTCTTATAGACTTAACTTTATCCGGATTGTTGTTTCTTAAATCTAAACCAAGTTGCGTCATATCCTTCAAGATATTTTCAGCTGAACTATTTGATAAATCTAGCTGCTTAATGCCTTTACAGAATTCTGTAGACATCTCTTGCGAAAAAGCTTTTTCTTTACAAGAAATAGCAGAAATCAAAAGGACGATCATTAATATAAACCTCATAGCTGCTTTTTTTTATCCACATTATAAAACGTAACCAACACTTTTGGCCCCTCATTTTTCACTACTCGCTATATTTGACATATCAGCTAATAGTTACCTAGTCCGAACCATTGAACCATGACATACACTCTTTCCTTTAATAAAACGCTGAAGTTTTATCTATAAATTTTTGTTCTTCATTCTGTTCCCGATTGCAGTACCTACACCACCTAAAAGTCCTGCCGTTACAACTTCAATCCAATTTATGCCACTGTTGGGCTCTCTTGTCAAAGAAGAATAGACTATATAAATAATGACCGGTACATAGGATGCTATGGTGATCAAATTGTTTTTCATACGGGACACTTTAATTTAGAACGTACCAAATATTAGATTATTTTTTTACGCTAAAACTGAATGTAGTAGAATCATAAACATAAAAAGAACATATACTATTCTATTTTGCTTTTTAGCTTGAAGCCCGCCGCTTCAACGGCCTTGGGGTCGGTAATCATTTCGTCTAAAAGTATCTCATTTATTTCAGGTTTTTTACTTGAGTATCTTACCTTGAAGTATTTGTTGACCCAAATACTATTTACCTCTTTCAACTTAGTTGAGCCATCATATTGACGACCTTCAACAAAAAAAATAAAGTCTGCATAAGTGGATGCATTTTGGTGTTCAATGGAAGTACATTTTCCGATAGTATAAGTTGAGTAAAATTTGAAATGATAAATTGTGCGAAAATATTTAAATGAAAAAAAACAAATGGCTAATACCAGCAGTAATTTCACCGGTTTTTTGGAATTTAACCAATCCATCATTTTTCCATTTCTTTTTTAACTTCAACAACAATAGCAGTTTTAGTACTATTAGCTCCCATTTTCAGAATGTTTTCTAAATACCCTCCCATACTTTTATTAAATTCTGAAAGCCCTAAAGAACTAATATTTTGATTTATACTATTTCTACCCAACATACCAAATGAAAAATTAATAGCAGTTTCACCAAAACTATTTAATTGTGGAACGTAACCATAATCACTCCTAGAACTTACGGAAGATTTTAATAATACGGAAGAAGCGTTTACCTTAAAAACTCCTGACATTGTAGCCTTTAATGGATCTACCTCTTTAAAATCAAACCCATTCCCAACATATTGAGAAGTAGCATCGGCAGCTATTGAAGTTAATGAACTACTAACACTGCTTTCTAAGCTGAGCCCAGCACCACTACCAATTATCGTACTCTTAAGATATGAACCAGACCCTGCTATTAATTGTCCTTCAGCAATAATGAAAGGTAAGGTGTTTGCAGTTCCAATAACAGCCACAGGAACACCAATAGTAACGCTTATTATCTTTTTTTCATCAACATTGTCAAACGCTGCATATATTTTTGCATCTTCTTTCTCACTTACGGTCACCGTCAACATCCTATTGAACAACCGTTTAGACCCCGATATGATATCAGATATTTCCTTACTTGAAATACTAAATTCCCTAACCCTTTCATAAGTACAATAAGAAGTATAAGAGTATTGAGTATTTATAGGGACTTCAACATAATCAATAATAAAATATCGATTATAACCAAGGTTATTCCTAAGAGGTGTTCCTACTTGAATCCGGTCATTTTCTGTTTTTGTAAAATACCAGTCATAAGTTTTTGTAGTAGTTCTTTTCAACTCGGCTTTCACAAAACGCTGAAGACCATTAGCCGCAGCATTTTTAATTCTCTGCTTGTCGGCCAAGGTCAACTTTCCATTCTTGGATAAGCGTACCCGGGTCAAAGATTTATTGATCTCGAGCTTTAACCTTTGCTTTTTAGCTTTTAAAGAATTGGCATCCATAACTGTACTACTCCCCCCAACGATTCTGAAAGACCATATCACCGATTTTAATGCTCTGTGCCGAAATAACGATGCGCTTTTGCATAGGCACATCATCGATGGCGTCAAATTCTTCCTCAAGGCTAACACAATAGGCCTTGGTAAACTCCACCCGTTGCAATTGCGACATGGCGTCGCGCTTATAGAAGATAATCGTTCCGTCCTTCG is from Zobellia galactanivorans and encodes:
- the tssD gene encoding type VI secretion system tube protein TssD, yielding MSFLAKLIIDGQDYNVLHCTYNFEQPMDSTGKPAGKPLGGQIMITLESQGKFDLFHWMSSSDQTKDGTIIFYKRDAMSQLQRVEFTKAYCVSLEEEFDAIDDVPMQKRIVISAQSIKIGDMVFQNRWGE